In the Ipomoea triloba cultivar NCNSP0323 chromosome 6, ASM357664v1 genome, one interval contains:
- the LOC116022104 gene encoding indole-3-pyruvate monooxygenase YUCCA6-like, translated as MDYRRELEGKRAHDHRYNSKMISKKPCVWVQGPIIVGAGPSGLAAAACLKEKGVAPGVVLERSNCIASLWQLKTYNRLRLHLPKHFCELPLMPFKATLPTYPTKQQFIKYLEDYAGQFDIRPVFNSTVRSAEFDRSAGFWRVKTTLTTKTTTGNNKEEEEEETEVEYISRWVIAATGENAEAVIPAIDGMEEFSGQIIHTSLYKSGDVFRGKRVLVVGCGNSGMEVCLDLCNHNATPSLVVRDTVHVLPREMLGRSTFGLSMWLLKWLPIRLVDRFLLAVSWLMLGDTAQFGLDRPQMGPLELKNLSGKTPVLDVGTLAKIKSGDIKVYPGIQRLKRHTVEFENGKDEHFDAIILATGYKSNVPSWLKEREMFSEKDGLPKRPFPNGWKGECGLYAVGFTKRGLLGASMDAKRIAEDIKEYELKLNII; from the exons ATGGACTATAGGAGAGAACTGGAAGGTAAGAGAGCTCATGATCATCGGTATAACAGTAAGATGATAAGTAAGAAGCCGTGCGTATGGGTGCAGGGGCCGATCATAGTGGGGGCGGGGCCGTCGGGGCTGGCGGCGGCGGCGTGTTTGAAGGAGAAAGGGGTGGCGCCAGGGGTGGTGCTGGAGAGATCCAATTGCATAGCCTCTTTGTGGCAGCTCAAAACCTACAACCGCCTCCGCCTCCACCTCCCAAAACACTTCTGCGAGCTCCCACTCATGCCCTTCAAGGCGACTCTCCCGACATACCCGACCAAACAACAGTTCATTAAGTACCTAGAGGACTACGCCGGCCAGTTCGACATCCGGCCGGTTTTCAACAGCACCGTCCGGTCGGCGGAGTTCGACCGGAGCGCCGGGTTTTGGCGGGTGAAGACGACGCTGACGACGAAAACAACGACGGGAaataataaagaagaagaagaagaggaaacagAAGTTGAGTACATCTCCCGGTGGGTGATCGCGGCGACTGGGGAGAATGCGGAGGCGGTGATTCCGGCGATCGACGGAATGGAGGAGTTTTCCGGGCAGATTATCCACACGAGTTTATACAAAAGCGGGGATGTTTTTAGGGGAAAGAGGGTTTTGGTGGTGGGGTGTGGGAATTCGGGAATGGAGGTGTGTTTGGATCTCTGCAATCATAATGCCACCCCTTCACTAGTGGTCCGAGATACA GTGCACGTCCTACCACGAGAGATGCTGGGAAGATCAACTTTCGGGCTGTCCATGTGGTTACTCAAGTGGTTACCCATACGACTTGTCGACCGGTTCTTGTTGGCCGTTTCCTGGCTAATGCTCGGCGACACGGCGCAGTTCGGGCTCGACCGCCCGCAGATGGGCCCGCTCGAGCTCAAGAACCTGTCCGGGAAGACGCCGGTCCTCGACGTCGGTACACTGGCCAAGATCAAAAGTGGAGACATCAAG GTATACCCCGGCATTCAAAGATTAAAGCGCCACACAGTTGAATTTGAGAATGGTAAAGATGAACATTTTGATGCAATAATCTTAGCAACCGGTTACAAAAGCAATGTGCCCTCTTGGCTAAAG GAAAGAGAGATGTTCTCGGAGAAAGATGGTTTACCTAAAAGGCCATTTCCGAATGGTTGGAAGGGAGAATGTGGGCTATATGCCGTGGGGTTCACAAAGCGTGGATTGCTAGGTGCATCCATGGATGCCAAAAGAATTGCTGAGGACATCAAAGAATATGAATTGAAGCTAAACATCATCTGA